A stretch of Shinella zoogloeoides DNA encodes these proteins:
- a CDS encoding IS3 family transposase (programmed frameshift) gives MTSKTTNKFSPEVRARAVRMVVEHEAEHPSRWAAVSSIAAKIGCSAHTLNEWVKKAEVDSGKRAGLPSDVAEKMKALERENRELRQANEILRKASAYFCDGGARPPNEAMISFIDEHRSVLGVEPICRLLPIAPSTYYEVVAKRTDVGRLSARARRDMAMKVEIRRVFNENFQVYGVRKVWRQLQREGFDIARCTVARLMRMMGLQGIIRGKPIKTTVSDKSAPCPLDRVNRHFKAPAPNMLWLSDFTYVATWQGFVYVAFVIDAFARRIVGWRASRTAHAGFVLDALEQALHDRRPVKRGGLVHHSDRGSQYVSIRYSERLAEAGIEPSVGSVGDSYDNALAETINGLYKAEVIHRRGPWRNFEAVEFATLEWVDWFNNRRLLEPIGNIPPAEAEERYHAMLDAPAMAA, from the exons ATGACAAGCAAGACGACGAACAAGTTTTCTCCCGAAGTGCGCGCCCGCGCCGTTCGAATGGTTGTCGAGCATGAAGCAGAGCATCCTTCGCGGTGGGCGGCCGTGTCTTCCATAGCTGCCAAGATCGGCTGCTCGGCGCATACGCTCAATGAATGGGTGAAGAAGGCTGAGGTGGACAGCGGCAAGCGAGCTGGCCTGCCGAGTGACGTCGCCGAGAAGATGAAGGCTCTGGAGCGGGAGAACCGCGAGCTTCGTCAGGCCAACGAGATTTTGCGCAAAGCCTCTGCGTATT TTTGCGATGGCGGAGCTCGACCGCCCAATGAAGCGATGATTTCCTTCATCGACGAACACCGCTCGGTGCTCGGGGTCGAGCCGATCTGCAGGCTGCTGCCGATTGCCCCGTCCACCTATTATGAAGTCGTCGCCAAGCGCACGGACGTGGGTCGCCTATCGGCCCGCGCCCGGCGCGATATGGCTATGAAAGTCGAGATACGCCGGGTGTTCAACGAGAACTTCCAGGTCTATGGCGTGCGGAAAGTGTGGCGACAGTTGCAGCGAGAAGGCTTCGATATCGCTCGCTGCACCGTCGCAAGGCTCATGAGAATGATGGGTCTTCAAGGCATCATTCGTGGCAAGCCGATCAAAACCACTGTATCGGACAAGTCTGCCCCGTGTCCGCTCGACCGCGTCAATCGCCACTTCAAGGCTCCCGCGCCGAACATGCTGTGGTTATCCGATTTCACCTATGTCGCGACCTGGCAGGGCTTCGTTTACGTGGCCTTCGTGATCGATGCCTTTGCCCGACGTATCGTCGGTTGGCGGGCAAGCCGGACTGCCCATGCGGGCTTTGTCCTCGATGCTCTGGAGCAGGCACTTCATGATCGGCGGCCCGTCAAACGGGGCGGGCTGGTTCATCATTCCGACCGCGGCTCGCAATACGTGTCGATTCGCTATTCTGAGCGGCTGGCGGAGGCGGGCATCGAGCCGTCTGTCGGGAGCGTCGGTGATTCCTATGACAACGCTCTCGCCGAAACGATCAACGGCCTTTACAAAGCCGAGGTCATCCATCGCCGGGGACCATGGCGCAACTTCGAAGCCGTGGAGTTCGCCACACTCGAATGGGTGGACTGGTTCAACAACCGACGCCTTCTGGAGCCCATCGGCAACATACCGCCAGCCGAGGCAGAAGAACGATACCATGCCATGCTGGACGCGCCAGCCATGGCCGCATAA
- a CDS encoding formimidoylglutamate deiminase, whose translation MAVIHARQALLASGWANNVRIGIEGGRIVAIESRAAAPGDERHDTIVAGMPNLHSHAFQRGMAGLAETRGPGNDSFWSWRNVMYRFALSMTPDDVEAVAAQLYVEMLEAGFTRVGEFHYLHHDKDGGHYGDIAEMAARIASAASATGIALTLLPVFYAHAGFGGTAPGEGQRRFINDRDSYAALLERCRALTDALPNGVTGVAPHSLRAVTPDELSAVVTMAGDAPVHIHIAEQVKEVEDSVAWSGRRPVEWLLDNQKVDGRWCFIHATHMTDAETLGMAKAGAIAGLCPVTEANLGDGTFPAPDFLAAGGRYGVGSDSNVLIGLPDELRQLEYSQRLHHRARNVLAAPGGSTGRALFDGALAGGAAALGVEAGLAVGNAADFVSLKARHGLDLAGDGLLDGWIFANGAAVDCVWVDGRKQVEGGRHVAREAVGRRFTATMRALAEG comes from the coding sequence ATGGCCGTCATTCATGCAAGGCAAGCGCTTCTGGCGAGCGGCTGGGCGAACAATGTGCGTATCGGCATCGAGGGCGGACGCATCGTCGCCATCGAAAGCAGGGCCGCCGCGCCCGGCGACGAGCGTCACGACACGATCGTCGCCGGCATGCCGAACCTGCACAGCCACGCCTTCCAGCGCGGCATGGCGGGCCTTGCCGAAACGCGCGGCCCGGGCAATGACAGTTTCTGGAGCTGGCGCAACGTCATGTACCGCTTTGCGCTCTCCATGACGCCGGACGACGTCGAGGCCGTCGCCGCGCAGCTCTATGTGGAAATGCTGGAGGCCGGTTTCACCCGCGTCGGCGAATTCCATTACCTGCATCACGACAAGGATGGCGGCCATTACGGCGATATCGCCGAGATGGCCGCGCGAATCGCTTCCGCCGCGTCCGCGACGGGCATCGCGCTGACGCTGCTGCCCGTCTTCTATGCCCATGCCGGCTTCGGCGGCACCGCGCCGGGCGAGGGGCAGCGCCGCTTCATCAACGACCGTGATTCCTATGCGGCCCTTCTGGAACGCTGCCGCGCCCTAACGGATGCGCTGCCGAACGGCGTCACCGGCGTTGCGCCGCACAGCCTGCGCGCCGTCACGCCCGATGAGCTGAGCGCCGTCGTCACGATGGCCGGTGACGCGCCGGTCCATATCCACATAGCCGAACAGGTGAAGGAAGTGGAGGATAGCGTCGCCTGGTCCGGCCGCCGTCCGGTGGAATGGCTGCTCGACAACCAGAAGGTCGACGGCCGCTGGTGCTTCATCCACGCGACTCACATGACGGATGCCGAAACGCTCGGCATGGCGAAAGCCGGCGCCATTGCCGGCCTCTGCCCCGTGACGGAGGCCAATCTCGGCGACGGCACGTTCCCGGCGCCCGATTTCCTCGCTGCCGGCGGCCGCTATGGCGTCGGCTCCGATTCGAACGTGCTGATCGGCCTGCCGGATGAACTGCGCCAGCTCGAATATTCCCAGCGCCTCCATCATCGCGCCCGCAACGTGCTGGCTGCGCCCGGCGGTTCGACGGGCCGCGCGCTCTTCGACGGCGCGCTTGCCGGCGGCGCGGCGGCGCTGGGCGTCGAGGCCGGGCTTGCGGTCGGCAATGCGGCCGATTTCGTCAGCCTCAAGGCCCGCCACGGCCTTGACCTTGCCGGCGACGGACTTCTCGACGGCTGGATCTTCGCCAATGGGGCGGCGGTCGATTGCGTCTGGGTGGACGGCCGCAAGCAGGTCGAGGGCGGCCGGCATGTTGCGCGCGAGGCCGTCGGCCGGCGTTTCACGGCGACCATGCGGGCGCTCGCCGAGGGCTGA
- the hutC gene encoding histidine utilization repressor has product MEDVEGRILSGEWPPGYRIPFEHELTEQYQCSRMTVNKAITELVKRGLIERRRKSGSFVTHPHAQSAVLEIHDIRLEVESLGLPYRYQRRTRLDRTARAADRRLMDLPDAARLTEISALHFAGAHPFCLEDRLINLKAVPEAAGETFEDLAPGPWLISRVPWSAAEHRIRAVGADIRAAELLAIAPGTPCLVVERRTWSGGLYVTHVRLTYPGEMHELVAEFAPTHPKQP; this is encoded by the coding sequence CTGGAGGATGTGGAGGGCCGGATTCTTTCCGGCGAATGGCCTCCCGGCTACCGCATTCCCTTCGAGCACGAGTTGACCGAGCAGTACCAATGCTCGCGCATGACGGTGAACAAGGCGATCACCGAGCTCGTCAAGCGCGGACTCATAGAGCGCCGCCGCAAGTCCGGCAGCTTTGTCACCCACCCGCATGCCCAGTCCGCTGTCCTCGAAATCCACGACATCCGCCTGGAGGTCGAATCGCTCGGGCTTCCCTATCGCTACCAGCGCCGCACGCGTCTCGACCGCACGGCGAGGGCCGCCGACCGGCGCCTGATGGACCTGCCGGATGCTGCCCGGCTCACGGAAATCTCGGCCCTTCATTTCGCCGGCGCGCATCCCTTCTGTCTGGAAGACCGCCTGATCAACCTCAAGGCCGTGCCCGAGGCCGCCGGCGAGACCTTCGAAGATCTTGCGCCCGGTCCCTGGCTGATCAGCCGCGTGCCGTGGAGCGCCGCCGAGCACCGCATCCGCGCCGTCGGTGCCGATATCCGCGCCGCCGAACTCCTGGCCATCGCCCCCGGAACACCCTGCCTGGTCGTCGAGCGCCGCACCTGGAGCGGCGGCCTCTATGTCACCCATGTACGCCTGACCTATCCGGGTGAAATGCATGAACTCGTGGCCGAATTCGCCCCGACGCATCCCAAGCAGCCTTGA